Proteins co-encoded in one Amaranthus tricolor cultivar Red isolate AtriRed21 chromosome 7, ASM2621246v1, whole genome shotgun sequence genomic window:
- the LOC130818936 gene encoding sodium/hydrogen exchanger 2-like has protein sequence MFGVPNLLHESTFDTSTVISITVFVSLLILCIIIGHLLEENRWANESITSLLLGVVSGGVVLLLRKGQNSRILEFDEELFFIYLLPPIIFNAGFQVKKKQFFKNFATILSFGVLGTLISFCLISLGVLFLLNKIGLTQLSVNDYLALGAILSATDSVCTLQVLNQDETPLLYSVVFGEGVVNDATSIVLFNAVQSLDLSNLGTMTALAFLGTFLYLFITSTLLGVIVGLLSAFIIKKLYIGRHSTDREIALMMLMAYLSYMIAEIMSLSGILTVFFCGVVMSHYTWHNVTESSRITAKHAFATMSFISETFIFLYVGMDTLDIDKWKESSSSAGTYLAVSSSMLALVLIGRAAFVFPLANILNYTRKNSEQKIDLSRQFIIWWAGLMRGAVTVALSYNAFSSGSGVPVSNERALMISCTLIVVLFSTLLFGTVTKPLIKAVLGAPAHALSDATDIPSLEYLDIPFLENQDQDQNGDQDPQRRRRGLSLLMKYPTGAVHHIWRKFDDKFMRPVFGGRGFVTYEPASPTGAADPSHER, from the exons ATGTTTGGTGTTCCAAATTTACTGCATGAATCAACATTTGATACAAGCACAGTAATTTCAATTACTGTGTTTGTGAGTTTACTTATTTTGTGTATTATCATTGGTCATTTGCTTGAAGAAAATCGTTGGGCAAATGAATCCATTACCTCTCTTTTATTG GGTGTGGTGTCTGGAGGTGTTGTACTATTGCTACGTAAAGGCCAGAATTCACGCATACTTGAGTTTGATGAAGAGTTATTCTTCATTTACTTGCTGCCACCAATCATTTTCAATGCTGG GTTTCAGGTTAAGAAAAAGCAATTTTTCAAGAACTTCGCAACCATATTGTCTTTTGGGGTGCTAGGCACATTAATATCATTCTGCCTGATCTCATTGG gtgtattatttttgttgaataaGATTGGATTGACGCAGCTTAGTGTTAATGACTATCTGG CCCTTGGTGCCATATTGTCTGCAACCGATTCTGTTTGTACCTTGCAG GTCCTAAATCAGGATGAAACACCACTTCTTTATAGTGTTGTATTTGGAGAAGGAGTTGTAAATGATGCAACCTCAATTGTGCTTTTCAATGCAGTTCAATCACTTGATCTCAGCAACCTCGGTACCATGACTGCCCTTGCATTTTTGGGGACCTTCTTGTACCTCTTCATCACAAGCACACTTCTTGGTGTTATT GTCGGTCTGTTGAGTGCTTTTATAATCAAGAAGCTCTATATTGGAAG ACATTCTACAGATCGTGAAATTGCACTTATGATGCTTATGGCTTATTTGTCTTACATGATAGCTGAG ATTATGAGTCTTAGCGGTATTTTGACAGTATTCTTTTGTGGAGTTGTCATGTCACATTATACATGGCATAATGTGACGGAAAGCTCAAGGATAACTGCCAA GCATGCTTTTGCAACAATGTCGTTCATATCAGAAACTTTCATCTTTTTGTATGTTGGTATGGATACGCTAGACATTGACAAGTGGAAGGAGAGCAGTTCGAG TGCAGGAACTTACCTTGCTGTTAGTTCTTCCATGCTGGCTTTAGTTTTGATTGGACGAGCAGCTTTTGTCTTCCCCTTagcaaatattttaaattacacTCGGAAGAATAGTGAACAAAAAATTGATCTATCTAGACAG TTCATAATATGGTGGGCAGGACTTATGAGAGGTGCAGTTACTGTCGCTTTGTCCTACAACGCG TTTTCATCAGGTTCTGGAGTGCCCGTATCAAATGAGAGAGCGCTGATGATCAGCTGTACTCTTATCGTTGTTCTGTTTAGTACCCTG TTGTTCGGTACTGTAACGAAGCCTTTGATCAAAGCCGTTTTGGGAGCTCCAGCACATGCATTATCAGATGCAACTGATATTCCAAGCCTTGAATATTTAGATATCCCTTTCCTCGAAAATCAAGATCAGGATCAGAACGGGGATCAAGATCCTCAACGTCGAAGAAGGGGCTTAAGCTTGCTAATGAAGTATCCTACTGGTGCCGTACACCATATTTGGCGGAAATTTGATGATAAGTTTATGAGACCTGTTTTCGGTGGAAGAGGTTTCGTGACATACGAACCAGCTTCACCAACGGGTGCTGCGGATCCAAGTCACGAACGCTAG
- the LOC130818938 gene encoding uncharacterized protein LOC130818938: MALLRSNPIRNVLRFVHLQQHSFTLGSSKSYSNVVTHGPQFNFSRTYSYLYKSHNYPLTCGSARVLRCTMAAKLSAFSYEARSVTTHAKAPPQARQMGAMQVAMVSPGFIYEPYAPREHISFWRRWFTRSGWKRTKEDVIIELKNAYAIAKLRKKFGYSKQGFYKEAFELFKEINTFVAHGDKTPLRKLVTENMFSALKNDIKQREGMWSSVYWEVIEPAVKIRTMRARLIGVDRNDLNKVFIQLTLEFLTKQKFEAYNSKGAVVAGDKNKEVLVRDLWVFEKSLFHPGAYWRLCGRIVPK; encoded by the exons ATGGCGCTTCTACGATCCAATCCTATTAGAAACGTATTAAGATTTGTCCATCTTCAACAACATTCTTTTAC TCTGGGAAGCTCAAAAAGTTACTCTAATGTTGTTACTCACG GTCCTCAATTTAACTTCTCTAGGACATATTCTTATTTATACAAGAGTCATAATTATCCGCTGACTTGTGGAAGTGCTAGAGTGCTTCGCTGCACAATG GCTGCTAAGTTGTCAGCATTTTCATATGAAGCTAGGTCAGTAACAACACATGCAAAAGCTCCTCCTCAAGCGCGACAAATG GGGGCGATGCAAGTTGCTATGGTTAGCCCGGGGTTTATCTATGAACCATATGCGCCTCGAGAACATATCTCATTTTGGCGAAG ATGGTTTACAAGAAGTGGATGGAAAAGAACAAAGGAAGACGTGATCATAGAG CTCAAAAACGCCTATGCTATTGCCaaattgagaaaaaaatttGGGTATTCTAAACAAGGATTCTATAAAGAggcttttgaattatttaaagaG ATAAATACATTTGTTGCACATGGTGATAAAACACCATTGAGGAAATTGGTTACGGAGAACATGTTCTCA GCCCTGAAAAATGATATAAAGCAAAGAGAAGGTATGTGGAGCTCGGTTTACTGGGAAGTTATTGAGCCGGCTGTTAAAATCCGGACTATGCGAGCTAGATTG ATTGGTGTTGACCGCAACGACCTTAACAAAGTTTTCATACAGCTCACCCTTGAGTTTTTAACCAAACAG AAGTTTGAGGCTTATAATTCTAAAGGTGCTGTAGTTGCTGgagataaaaataaagag